In Fibrobacter sp. UWR3, a single window of DNA contains:
- a CDS encoding undecaprenyl-diphosphate phosphatase: MFESIILGLLQGLAEFLPISSSGHLVLGHELLGMNEAGMFFDIMLHAGTLLSIFVVFHKKIVNIIVGCLHRDRDQLREAGYIILASIPTAMIGLGFKDVLEGLFENPRAVCVAELFTGLLLFTSQWGPTGAKHPENEGVKMNWWRALVTGVVQGIACIPGISRSGSTISAMMFMGVNRKYAGEFSFLMSIPAVGGAALLDCIKWAKCQSAEKVAQMALESPEKALACKDAGSFTPELLVGMVVSFIFGIIALKWLMNFVQKGKFQHFAWYVWAVGILGLIFL; this comes from the coding sequence ATGTTCGAATCCATCATCCTCGGCCTCTTGCAGGGCCTCGCCGAATTCCTCCCCATTTCCAGCTCGGGCCATCTCGTACTCGGGCACGAACTTTTAGGCATGAACGAAGCGGGCATGTTCTTCGACATCATGCTCCACGCAGGCACGCTGCTTTCCATCTTCGTGGTATTCCACAAGAAAATCGTGAACATTATCGTGGGTTGCCTGCACCGCGACCGCGACCAGCTGCGCGAAGCGGGCTACATTATCCTGGCCAGCATCCCTACCGCAATGATTGGCCTCGGGTTCAAGGATGTCCTCGAGGGGCTCTTCGAAAATCCGCGCGCCGTATGCGTCGCCGAACTCTTCACGGGCCTGCTCCTGTTCACCTCGCAGTGGGGGCCGACAGGCGCCAAGCATCCGGAAAATGAAGGCGTCAAGATGAACTGGTGGCGAGCGCTCGTGACCGGCGTCGTGCAGGGCATCGCCTGCATCCCGGGCATCAGCCGCAGCGGTTCGACCATCAGCGCCATGATGTTCATGGGCGTGAACCGCAAATACGCGGGCGAATTCAGCTTCCTCATGAGTATCCCCGCCGTCGGTGGCGCGGCCCTCCTCGACTGCATCAAGTGGGCCAAGTGCCAGAGCGCAGAAAAAGTCGCGCAGATGGCCCTCGAGAGCCCCGAAAAGGCGCTCGCCTGCAAGGATGCGGGCAGCTTTACCCCCGAACTCCTCGTGGGTATGGTCGTGTCGTTTATCTTCGGGATTATCGCCCTCAAGTGGCTCATGAACTTCGTGCAGAAGGGCAAGTTCCAGCACTTCGCCTGGTACGTCTGGGCCGTAGGTATCCTCGGGCTGATCTTCCTGTAG
- the cysK gene encoding cysteine synthase A — MSKIYTSADQLVGHTPLLELTHVEASNNLEAKILAKLEYFNPAGSVKDRIAKAMLDDAEKSGKLKAGSVIIEPTSGNTGIGLASVAAARGYRIIIVMPETMSVERRQLMKAYGAELVLTEGAKGMKGAIAKADELAKEIPNSFIPGQFVNPANPAAHRATTGPEIWEDTDGKVDIFVAGVGTGGTVTGVGEFLKSKNPNVKVVAVEPASSPVLSKGVAGSHKIQGIGAGFVPDTLNTKVYDEIIAVENEAAFEAGREIGKKEGVLVGISSGAALWAAKELAKRPENKGKTIVALLPDTGDRYLSTALFAE; from the coding sequence ATGTCTAAGATTTACACCTCCGCCGACCAGCTTGTTGGTCACACCCCCCTCCTCGAACTCACTCACGTCGAAGCCTCGAACAATCTCGAAGCAAAGATCTTGGCTAAGCTCGAATACTTCAACCCCGCAGGTTCCGTGAAGGACCGTATCGCCAAAGCGATGCTCGACGACGCCGAGAAGAGCGGTAAGCTCAAGGCCGGTTCCGTCATCATCGAGCCGACTTCGGGCAACACCGGCATCGGCCTTGCTTCTGTCGCCGCCGCCCGCGGTTACCGCATCATCATCGTGATGCCCGAGACCATGAGCGTGGAACGTCGCCAGCTGATGAAGGCCTACGGTGCCGAACTCGTGCTGACCGAAGGCGCGAAGGGCATGAAGGGCGCCATCGCGAAGGCCGACGAACTCGCGAAGGAAATCCCGAACAGCTTCATTCCGGGCCAGTTCGTGAACCCGGCCAACCCGGCCGCCCACAGGGCCACTACCGGTCCCGAAATCTGGGAAGACACCGACGGTAAGGTGGACATCTTCGTGGCGGGCGTGGGTACTGGCGGTACCGTGACCGGCGTGGGCGAATTCCTCAAGAGCAAGAACCCGAACGTGAAGGTCGTGGCTGTGGAACCGGCCAGCTCTCCGGTGCTCAGCAAGGGCGTCGCGGGCTCCCACAAGATCCAGGGTATTGGCGCGGGCTTCGTTCCCGATACGCTCAACACCAAGGTCTACGACGAAATCATCGCTGTCGAGAACGAGGCTGCCTTCGAAGCCGGCCGCGAAATCGGCAAGAAGGAAGGCGTGCTCGTGGGTATCTCTTCCGGTGCGGCTCTCTGGGCTGCAAAGGAACTCGCGAAGCGTCCCGAAAACAAGGGCAAGACGATTGTCGCGCTTCTCCCGGATACCGGCGATCGCTACCTCTCTACGGCTCTGTTCGCGGAATAA
- a CDS encoding O-acetylhomoserine aminocarboxypropyltransferase/cysteine synthase family protein has product MTTQNKLHFETLQLHVGQEQADPATDSRAVPIYQTTSYVFHNAQHASDRFHLKDAGNIYGRLTNTTQDVFEKRIAALEGGIAGLAVASGAAALTYAITALARKGDHVVAQRTIYGGTYNLLEHTLRPFGIETTFVNTRDLKEVESSIKENTKLVLIETLGNPHSDIPDIEAISEIAHKRGIPVLIDNTFGTPYLIRPLEHGADIVIHSATKFIGGHGTTLGGVIVDGGKFDWAASGKFPQFTETNPSYGVPFTAAAGAAAYIVYIRAILLRDEGAAISPFNAFLLLQGTETLSLRLDRHVENTKKVLEFLVKHPKVAKVNHPSFADHPDHKLYERYFPNGGGSIFTFDVKGGQAEAFKFIDSLKIFSLLANVADVKSLVVHPYTTTHSELTPEELAAAGISPATIRLSIGTEHYEDIINDLDQALNAI; this is encoded by the coding sequence ATGACTACTCAGAACAAGCTCCACTTCGAAACTCTTCAGCTCCATGTTGGCCAGGAACAGGCAGACCCCGCAACCGATTCCCGCGCAGTCCCTATATACCAGACCACCTCCTACGTTTTCCATAACGCTCAGCACGCCTCTGACCGTTTCCACCTGAAGGATGCGGGCAACATTTACGGCCGCCTCACCAACACCACTCAGGATGTCTTTGAAAAGCGCATCGCTGCCCTCGAAGGCGGTATCGCTGGCCTTGCCGTCGCTTCTGGCGCAGCAGCCCTCACTTACGCCATCACGGCTCTCGCCCGCAAGGGTGACCACGTGGTTGCCCAGCGCACCATTTACGGCGGTACCTACAACCTCCTGGAACATACGCTCCGTCCGTTCGGCATCGAGACGACCTTCGTGAATACCCGCGACCTGAAGGAAGTCGAATCTTCCATCAAGGAAAACACGAAGCTCGTGCTCATCGAGACGCTCGGCAACCCGCATTCCGATATCCCGGATATCGAGGCGATTTCTGAAATTGCCCACAAGCGGGGGATTCCGGTGCTCATCGACAATACCTTCGGTACGCCTTATTTGATTCGCCCGCTGGAACATGGCGCCGACATCGTGATCCATTCTGCCACGAAGTTCATCGGCGGTCACGGCACGACTCTCGGCGGTGTCATCGTTGACGGTGGCAAGTTCGACTGGGCTGCCAGCGGCAAGTTCCCGCAGTTTACCGAGACGAACCCTAGCTACGGCGTGCCTTTCACGGCCGCTGCCGGCGCCGCTGCCTACATCGTCTACATCCGCGCCATTCTCCTGCGTGACGAAGGTGCCGCGATTTCTCCGTTCAATGCGTTCCTTCTGTTGCAGGGCACGGAAACGCTTTCGCTCCGCCTCGACCGCCACGTGGAAAACACCAAGAAGGTTCTCGAGTTCCTCGTGAAGCACCCGAAGGTCGCGAAAGTCAACCACCCGAGCTTTGCCGACCATCCGGACCACAAGCTCTACGAACGCTACTTCCCGAACGGTGGCGGCTCCATCTTCACGTTCGACGTGAAGGGTGGCCAGGCCGAAGCGTTCAAGTTCATCGACAGCCTCAAGATTTTCAGCCTGCTCGCGAACGTCGCCGACGTGAAGAGCCTGGTGGTGCACCCCTACACGACGACTCACTCCGAGCTCACTCCGGAAGAACTCGCCGCCGCGGGCATCAGCCCCGCCACAATCCGCCTCTCCATCGGTACGGAACACTACGAGGACATCATCAACGACCTCGACCAGGCACTGAACGCCATCTAA
- a CDS encoding Rrf2 family transcriptional regulator, whose translation MRISTKGRYALRVMIDLAQHDKDEYVKLQELAEKEGLSEKYLEGILGALVRGKLLAGARGKAGGYKLDCDPAECSVWQILSLVETSVAPVACLDDEKNSCDRADICATLPVWKELSSLIKNYLDSVKLDQFLRNTPEAKGKVPAGKSWNCGL comes from the coding sequence ATGCGTATTTCTACTAAAGGCAGATATGCTCTTCGCGTGATGATCGACCTTGCCCAGCACGACAAGGACGAGTACGTGAAGTTGCAGGAACTGGCCGAGAAGGAAGGCTTGTCGGAAAAGTATCTCGAAGGCATCTTGGGTGCGCTGGTGCGAGGCAAGTTGCTGGCGGGTGCCCGCGGAAAGGCGGGCGGTTACAAGCTTGACTGCGACCCTGCGGAATGTAGCGTGTGGCAAATCCTTTCGCTTGTAGAAACGTCCGTCGCGCCGGTCGCGTGCCTGGATGACGAAAAGAATTCTTGCGACCGCGCCGATATTTGCGCAACGCTCCCGGTATGGAAAGAGCTCAGTTCCCTTATCAAGAATTACCTGGATAGCGTCAAGCTCGACCAGTTCCTGCGCAATACTCCCGAAGCCAAGGGGAAGGTGCCTGCAGGAAAGTCCTGGAACTGCGGACTGTAG